One region of Solanum pennellii chromosome 6, SPENNV200 genomic DNA includes:
- the LOC107022996 gene encoding uncharacterized protein LOC107022996, with translation MTTFIKVLCLVLCLAIMYEGIESSMCNPGIEINQAKLGMSQGQQVWNATVSNTCSCTLLQVKLSIPNFDSVTKINTTIISKSHDDIYDVNGGLPIYAQTSVFFIYAGNNLNVKLNDFTEACS, from the exons ATGACAACATTCATCAAAGTTCTGTGTTTAGTGCTTTGTCTTGCTATCATGTATGAAG gCATAGAGAGTTCCATGTGCAATCCTGGTATTGAAATTAACCAAGCAAAATTAGGAATGAGTCAAGGACAACAAGTATGGAATGCAACTGTTTCAAATACATGTTCATGTACTCTACTTCAAGTGAAATTGAGTATTCCAAATTTTGATTCTGTCACTAAAATTAACACCACTATCATCTCCAAGTCTCATGATGATATCTATGATGTTAATGGTGGTCTTCCAATTTATGCACAAACAagtgtattttttatttatgctGGAAATAATCTCAATGTTAAGCTAAATGACTTTACAGAGGCTTGTTCATGA